CCTAAAAGTGTAGTTGGAGAGCTTCTCCATCAGATGACAGCTCCTCCAGTATGGAAGCTGATTCTATAGGCTGTATTAAGATTTGTGTGCTTTGCTGTAAGTTGGTTTAACGATCTGACACAGCCGTAAGGAGCCATCAAAAAGCTTGTGCCGCCATCTTGGTAGCCATGCCACGCTCCCCGGATATGGACTCTTTGAAAAAGTCTCGCATAGAAACTAAAAGCGGTATTTTGGACAAAGAGGATGGACACTTTGGGGCCAATTCAAGTCGGCCACGTTATTCTATGAATAATGCGGCATGCGCACTATCAtcgttagtacggtaaaagtgcgcagtattaacGTTAGTACGgtcattttaatgctgatttttgtttGCACCTCTCGGGGCAATAATGCGTGAAATAATAAGGTTGGAAAATTGCCTTTATTGAAGACGAGCCGTTACCCgatccatcagaacatcccccaacttgtccagcttcaaacgggccttaaaaacccacctcttccttaaagccttcctgtccccctcctaccccccctctccgtctctgcctccgttctccccctttcctcctcctacactTGCGTcactgtccgtcctaccctccccttataTTGTacactccttcgagcagggcctcctctcctcctgttctccaccaccttaactctgctctccagcaccttgtctcttctgtgaggTCCTCcagcccttctacccctctctctaccccgctgggggctctcacctctcatctagctactttgagcttccgagttaatgtgcttttttgttaactataccgtgctgtctcaccctgtatcatgtttctgtttgtccctgtatggtgcTATGGATacatagtggcgccctataaataaaaattgatattattattttattattcttaatttttatttatagggcgccactaggtgtccatagcgccgtacagggacaattACAATACAACGTGTGACggaacagtacagtaaacaataagcacagtaactcagtaagctcaaagcacagctagaggggggagggaagacctgcaagcgccggagcccaagaggcagggcgcggatgacggggagacccccagagtggtggggggaaaggtagctggagagcagagttagaagtgaaggaaacaggaggagagatgtccctgctcaagggagcgtacaatctaaggggaagggtagacagagagacacaggggtgagagggagagaagggggaaacggaggcagattcaggggagggggaagaagggggagaggcagaagaaaaggtaggaagttaagagggagactggaaggctttgagaaagaggtgggtttttagagcccgtttgaagctggacagattgggtgatgttctgatggagggagggagcttgttccagtggaggggggcattaataataataataataataataataatacccgcATTTTTCCACATACATTAAGGTGGAGATTGTGTGCACTGACTCAGTCCATATATTGgagtttttttttagtgtttatgGTATTATTATTACATGTTGTATGTATAACACATACCTCAGTGACTGCCCTGGAGCTCATTGTTAGATTTTGTTCACaacatatttatttactgtataccTACTTTCTAAACCATATTAGCAGCGTTTTATTAGCCCTGGATTACTTTTTGCTGCTTACAGCTGTTATTTAATTCCTACGGCAACTTCGGTGGGCTGTTACTAGTACtagtttatttatattacatttatacactTTGCTGCTTTAGAATGATGAAGCGTATTTTTTCTATATAATGATGCCCTTTGtcagacattaatatatatataaacaatatgaattttggattttctttttctatttagtcacgggatataattatttataaggaCAATAATGTTATACAAGGGAATCCCCATATAAAACATGATTTTCAATACAGATCACATTTCTTTTGCACAGAAGCACGTTCTCTTTGGATATTATCGGTTTTATTGTGAGATGAACTATATTGGTGGCAATCAGTTCATATAATTGTGGATTTCATTCTTGTGTGCTGTATTAAGCCAATTGTGTCTCTTGCATAGTATTTGTTTTAAATCACGtcatggataaaaataaaaactttttatgCACTTCTGTTTTGTCCCCCTGGACTTTCATCCTAGAATTGTGGGATCCTTATATAATTTTCCCAAAAATTCCTACCCTGGATTGACAGTGATACATTGGTGAGCGATCCTGTGTTCTAATAATCTAAAACAAGCGTGAATGTAATGTGCCCAGCAATTACCCTCCGTACCAACTCCAACGCCAGCTGATATGGACCAGAGGCACCacaaataattgtttatttttttttacaacaaagcTTTATTGATATTACCCAAGCATAGTAATATATTATCACActgtattaataaattaaatctatAGCGGGTCGCTTGACTGATGTGTTAAGAATACATATGACATTTTACAGGCATTTATTTGCTCCATTACTTTGGTCAAATGTGTTatagaaacatatttttatgtaataaagtaagaaaatacaaaacaatttggatagtttattttcttattttttacacCTTAAATGCCGTTCTTTAACCTACTCCCTTTTCCTTTATACAGCTTGACTTCTGTACGAGATCTTTTTTTCATGGTCCTTAGCTGTAAACTTCCTACATTATTAATGCTCACTGTGCAATGCCGGAACTACTGTCGTTGAATCTGCTGCAGCAGATACGGGACCCGGTAGAGCAGAGCATGGGTGGCGGGACAGCATCAGAACACCTTCAAAGTTTCGCTATGGGTCCCAGTAGTGTAGTGTTCTGTCCCTTCCACTGTGCATTATTTCTGTGAATGTATAAAGTTCTTGCATACATTCAGTCATTACTGAGGATCGTCAGATATATTATCTTCATGGATTTTTAAGTGCTCTTTTAGTTGACTTTTATAAGGAAAATGTTTAGCGCATTCAGGACAAGAAAGCTGCCGCCGAACTGTGTGAATTTTCCGATGTATGTTGAAGTTGGACTTGGTAGTAAATCCTTTATTGCAATCGGCACAGATgtaaggtttctctcctgtgtggacTCTTTGATGGATTATCAGATGGTTTTTCTGCTTGAAACTACTGCCACACTCCGAACACACAAATGGCTTCTCGGTTGTGTGGATTTTTCTGTGGTTTATAAGACCTGACCCTGTGCTAAAGCACTTGCCACAATCAGAACATACAAATGGCCTCTCTCCTGTGTGGATTCTCTGATGCTTGACAAGCTCGCCATGTCGAATAAAACACTTCCCACAGTCAGAGCAGACGTAAGGTTTTTCGTCCACATGACAGCGCTGGTGTCTGAGAAGAACTGCGTTGTGGGTAAAGCTTTTCCCACAGTCAAAACAAGAAAACGGCTTCTCTAACGCATGAAATCTCTGATGCTTCACAAATTTGTGGTGATCGATGAACCACCTTCCGCAGTCGGAACATGTAAACGTTTTGTCACCCTCATGCTTTCGCTGGTGGCTGATTAGGTTATCTTTTcgagaaaaacatttcccacagtctGAGCAAGAAAAAGGTTTACTCCCCGTGTGAACTCTTTTATGTTCTGCGAGGTTTGATTTATTGGAGAATTGTTTCCGACACTCAGAACATGCAAACGGCTTCTCTCcggtgtgaattctctgatgtattaCTAGTTGGGAGTTACAAGTAAATTGTTTATTGCATTCAGAGCAATAAAGATGTTTATCAATTTTGTGCACTTTTCGATGTGCCAACAGGtcacatttaaaagaaaatttgGCTCCACACTTTGAACAAGTTGATTTTCTTGCTTTAGGAGGGTCCCGCAATGACTTGTCGATTTTGTGGGATTGCATCTGATGGACCAAAAGGTCTGACTGAGACAAAAACTGATCCCAGCAAATTGAACAAGTCGGCTTCTTTCCTTTGTGAGCTTCGCGGTGTTTCACAAGATTCCCGTGATTATTAAAACTTCTCTGGCACACTGGGCATGTGTACATTGTCTTAGTGGTTTGAGAAGATGGAGCTGtgaatttaatatatttactgcCTTGTGCTAAATGTGGAGGTATCTGTTTTTCTTCAGCATGTCCGTTCCCATCAGTATATTCCCCAGTAAAAGTAAATGCATAAATGTCAGTGCCGATGACATTCCCTCCCTCGCAAGAGACtaattcctccttaatatgagtagatgtatattgtgtatgatctgtgggtgtataaatgtcagtgtctgtgaggtttcctccttcacatgagaccgattcctccttaatatcagtagaagtatattgtgtatgatctgtggatatataaatgtcagtgtctgtgaggtttcctccatcacataagcttgattcctccttaatatcagtagatgtatattgtctaTCACCTGTGTGTGAATAAATGTCGGTGTCTGTGAGACTTCCTCCTTCACATAAGagtgattcctccttaatatgagtagatgtatattgtcttGTATCTGTGGATGTATAGATGTCAGTgactgtgaggtttcctccttcacatgagactgattcctccttaatgtGACAGGAGTCTTCTTTCGTATGCGTATATAAACAACAGTTGATGTCTGTGATGTTTCCTTCTTCAATTGATATTGAGTCTTCAGGAAACTTTTTAACAACATTTGTCAGGTCCGGTTTATAGTTTGTTGAGCATTTTATTTTTTGAGTATTCctaattaatttgtatttgttattACCAGAAGTCAGAGAAGTAGTAGAGTTGACGATTTTTCCATTTGCATTACTGCCCTCCGAAAAATctgttgaaaaaatattttacaattaataaaaattaataaaaatggtcGCTTGAAAGAAATTAATTACACTAGTGACattgacatttatatttttctgtagtCTTATATCACAAACAAGAGTTCAGCCCCACCTATAATTGCCAGTCAATGTACACTGCATGATTGAAGAAAATCATTGCAATACAAAACAGGTAAGAAGCAGATGACATAGAAAACAATAAGTTATGAAATGGTCAATCtccattattaaattaatctcTCGAGATTGTTTGTCTAAAAATTGCTGCTTTAATGGCCAAATAATTATACCATGAACTCACTTACAGAAAATGTACTTAATTGCAATTTCCAGTATTGTACGTAAATGATAGGAACAGAACAAGATTTTAATGATGGTATTGCTTGTGCTTTGATAATAACctaacaaaataaaattgcacaACTTTCTCACTATTACCAAGCCCAGTTAAATAGCATATTTATagctataaattatattttgaaaGCATACATTTAATCATATCTATTGGAAATATAGTTTATTCACTATATTTGCTTGACTCACACAAATACTTAGAAACTCACTTTAGATTCCTCTTAGGACCTGTCCTTGCATTGAAGCAAAGTTACAGCAACGGCCAATTTTCTTTTTCATCTACTAAAAACTTGGCTGAATTGGTCTCATCCCTCTTTTCTAACTCTTGAAACTTTTTGTGCTGGAGACACTATTCTATTTTTGTAGCCATTCTTTGGTTCTTCTCTGGGGTATCAATATCCTAAATTGTCCAGAAGAGGACAAATGTTCTGAACGGTGTTAGATGTTCTTCTCCTGAGAATGCAGACTATCAGCTATAACTACAGCCTTCAGTCTGTCGTCCAGTGACAAAGCACCCGGATAACACAAAGGTTAACACCTGCAAACTTCTAGACGAGCTGCAATTCTTAGTAACGCATAGTATTATAAAACTAGTGGATGTTAACAATAAAACAGAGGACAAGTCTTGTATGCTAAAGAAAAACTTTTATTGAAGTTACACTAGATGTTCAGCAACATTCACCAATTGATCTGCATTCATGAAACTGTAAATTTACaaagtatacaatatatatctttGTCTTGCCAACCATACggattgtgagaaagtacagcattcacaggaatccgacacaggtatgctgaaccacttaactgtttattagcagttgtcaggatggtaagcAGTTCTAGTGATGGTACATCAGTCATCCAGAAAAAgcaacacaaaaatccccaccacctacacctGGCtaaacattacttccctgtctgcaagccagccacttactggcatcggtggtcccacccacacatacagtgtttttatcctccaccccaagcactacaaacacatCATAGCAAAGcataaccaatcacacccatgtgggacacctgtgtgtgtgtgtgtgtgcttaaagaagatcccagggaacctttaaccctgtctgcagcctgctgctgcagactaccTATGTTTTTATTAGTTCCCTTAttggggaactgtggcaaatatgcctctttgccacagtttATGTTTAATAACTTAAGAACAAAATCATAGAAGCATAGTAATGTGGACTAATAAGAACAGAGGAACTTGTTAGGTTGAGTTTCACCCAGACTAATATTATATATGCAGCATAAACAAGTTGAAGATTTTTTAACCATTACGGAGGATCATCAAAGTTACCTTCTTCATGGCTTTGCAAATGTTCTTTTAGTTTACTTTTGTAAGGGAAATGCTTACCACATTCCGGACAGGAAAGTTGTCTCCTAAccgtatgaattctctgatgtatatTAAAGTTTGACTTAGTATTAAAACCTTTACCGCACTCAGAGCAGGTAAAAGGCTTCTCTACTGTGTggattctctgatgtctaatgaGGTTGTTTTTCTGTTTGAAGCTATTGCCACAATCGGAACATGCAAAGGGCTTTTCCGTGGTGTGGATTTTCTTGTGGTTGAAAAGACCCGACCCAGTGCTAAAACATTTCCCGCAATCGGCACAGGCAaaaggcttctcacctgtgtgagttctctgatgcttGACTAGTTCACCTTGTCTCGGGAAACATTTGCCACAGTGGGAACAGATAAATGGTTTCTCATCTACATGAGTCCGTTCGTGTCGAAGGAGAAGAGCCTTATGAGTAAAACATTTCCTACAACGAGTGCAAGAGAATGGTTTCTCCAACATGTGAAATTTCTGATGTCTGACGAATTTGTGCTCATCAACAAAACACCTTCCACACTGAGAACATGTGAATGTTACGTCTCCCTTGTGAATCCGCTGGTGACTGATCAGATTATCTTTTCGAGCGTAAGATTTTCCACAAGCTGAACAACAGAATTGTTTCGATCCGTTGTGAACCCTCATGTGTTCGCCAAGATTTGATTTATTGGAAAACCGTTTACCACAATCAGAACATGCAaacggcttctctcctgtgtgaattctctgatggaTGATGAGATGCGAGTTGCTAGCGCACATTTTATCACATTCGGAGCAGTACAAACTTCTACTTGCTCTGTGTGTTCGTATGTGCACTGAAAGATCAGTTTTATTGCAGAAGTCGGCACCACACTCTGAGCAAGTCATCTTCTTTCCTTTGTGTGTTTCTCGGTGTCTTACAAGATTACCATGATTATTAAAACTTCTCTTACAAACAGGGCAAGTATACATGGTCTTTGTTGCTTGGAGAGAAGATTTGTCTTGtgggggcttttttttttcttggagaTTATCAATGCCTTCAATATATTCTCCAGTAATAGTAAAAGAATATATGTCAGTATCTGTGAGACTTACTTTTTTACAAGAGACTAATTCTTCCTTACTATGAGTCAATACATGATGTGAGGATGTGTGAATGTTGGGGTCTGTGctgtttcctccatcacatgagaccgATTCCTCCTTAATACATTGTGTATGATcggtgggtgtataaatgtcagggTCTTTGAGATTATCTTCTTCAGAAGGGACCGATTCCTCTTTAACATGAGTAGATgtgtattgtgtatgatctg
The nucleotide sequence above comes from Mixophyes fleayi isolate aMixFle1 chromosome 6, aMixFle1.hap1, whole genome shotgun sequence. Encoded proteins:
- the LOC142095285 gene encoding uncharacterized protein LOC142095285; the encoded protein is MNYLKGMGESTSLKELIGLNINTPMMKIECSSTDHVKEDSVSLEGRKITDTGIYTPTDHTQYTSTDIKEESVSCDGGNLTDTDIYTPTDHTQYTCTHIKEELVSCDGGNLTDTDIYTPTDHTQYSTTHVKEESVSSDGEDFTDTDIYTPTDHTQYTSTHVKEESVPSEEDNLKDPDIYTPTDHTQCIKEESVSCDGGNSTDPNIHTSSHHVLTHSKEELVSCKKVSLTDTDIYSFTITGEYIEGIDNLQEKKKPPQDKSSLQATKTMYTCPVCKRSFNNHGNLVRHRETHKGKKMTCSECGADFCNKTDLSVHIRTHRASRSLYCSECDKMCASNSHLIIHQRIHTGEKPFACSDCGKRFSNKSNLGEHMRVHNGSKQFCCSACGKSYARKDNLISHQRIHKGDVTFTCSQCGRCFVDEHKFVRHQKFHMLEKPFSCTRCRKCFTHKALLLRHERTHVDEKPFICSHCGKCFPRQGELVKHQRTHTDFSEGSNANGKIVNSTTSLTSGNNKYKLIRNTQKIKCSTNYKPDLTNVVKKFPEDSISIEEGNITDINCCLYTHTKEDSCHIKEESVSCEGGNLTVTDIYTSTDTRQYTSTHIKEESLLCEGGSLTDTDIYSHTGDRQYTSTDIKEESSLCDGGNLTDTDIYISTDHTQYTSTDIKEESVSCEGGNLTDTDIYTPTDHTQYTSTHIKEELVSCEGGNVIGTDIYAFTFTGEYTDGNGHAEEKQIPPHLAQGSKYIKFTAPSSQTTKTMYTCPVCQRSFNNHGNLVKHREAHKGKKPTCSICWDQFLSQSDLLVHQMQSHKIDKSLRDPPKARKSTCSKCGAKFSFKCDLLAHRKVHKIDKHLYCSECNKQFTCNSQLVIHQRIHTGEKPFACSECRKQFSNKSNLAEHKRVHTGSKPFSCSDCGKCFSRKDNLISHQRKHEGDKTFTCSDCGRWFIDHHKFVKHQRFHALEKPFSCFDCGKSFTHNAVLLRHQRCHVDEKPYVCSDCGKCFIRHGELVKHQRIHTGERPFVCSDCGKCFSTGSGLINHRKIHTTEKPFVCSECGSSFKQKNHLIIHQRVHTGEKPYICADCNKGFTTKSNFNIHRKIHTVRRQLSCPECAKHFPYKSQLKEHLKIHEDNISDDPQ